The sequence TGTGTAATCATGGGATCTAAGTCTATGCTGGGCATAGTGTACGGTTTTGTATGTAAATGGCATGTGTCACCTAGATGTTTTTAAATGATCAGAGCAAGAtactaattaattttttttcctaatttgtttCTATCTTCTAAATGTAATCTTTTGTACTTTATTATAGAAGACGTCGTCATGTTGCCTCAGCTGTttttaaacagcatttagtgatattctTTACAGCATGCTATGCAGTAGGTAATAAGatggaaaattagaaagaaaTATCAACAAAATGTCCTAAGATGTcccagatttgcagcagatttgatggcccagagttacttttcattgaatctgcaacttcaaatctgctgcagatcctttctgtgtttttaatccactcctggttttggttgctatatgaggttggttgcaatactgactgaaatatacctagtgtgaacccagccttaaaatgtttaatataaaaatagttatttaaacaataggttgTTTTATAATTAAACATTCCTTTAAtactttagtgtttttttttaaagtttttaaaggggttgtccggcgctaaaaaaattattcacagaataacacacattacaaagttatacaactttctaatgcatattatgtctgtgaatggcccccttccccgtgtcccaccacccccacccgtgtacccggaagtgtggtgcgctatacatacctgtcacgtgccgaccacggtctccgatcctcagcagtgacgtcttcttcgggcggccagcggatcttcccgagtgccggccgccctctgcagcgtcatccgaagctcagccgcgattgtctgagcataactgtgctcagccaatcgcagcttagcagctgatgacacggggaagggggccattcacagacataacatacattacaaagttgtataactttgtaatgtgtgttattctgtgaataattctttagcgccggacaacccctttaatggtctgTGGTCCTATCCTTTATGTATTTTCAATGAAATGATGTGCATTGATTGTGTGATTGAATGATGTGTACTGATTAGATTTTTGCCTTGAGTGCATATTTTGTTGCCTTTTCTGGTGTACCAGTTTATTTCTTATTTAAATTCAGCAGGAGGACATTCTTCCACTGGCATAAACTCtgtgttatgctacgtttacacagaacgataattcgcccgatcgtacgattaacgatttcgaggtaacgatttttttttataacgatcagcgtttagacggaacaatatatggtacggaaaatttgttttgctatcacttaagcctatctcgcacataggaaataacggtgaatgactgtttacacagaacgatctgcaaattttaagaacctgttcaaagatcaaaatgaacgatttcttactcggcgttcgctgcgtttacgcatacgattatcgttcgaattcgatcattccgtgtaaatgcagcattatagGTTGCTACCTTCTTAAAACTGTGGAGACTTACACATCCCAATCATCTTGGACTTGTAAGAAAATTAGATGACATCCTTATCACAAGTTTGGTTCTTGTGACATATCGAGCTTGGCCATGGGTGAAATACAGGAAAAACaaaatttaatagcaaataatactTTATTGTAAATCAATAAACAGTACTATGAAGTTATCATCTAAAGTTAGCAGCATTGCAGAACAGCAGACATGTTGATGTAGGATACCATTTGCAATTAGTCTTATCTAGGAAGTGCCTTCTTTTATTCAGGATCACCTAAGCTGTAACATAGGCAATTAAGCATACAGTAGGGCACTTCTGGTAAAATGTATCCTGGACATGCTCTCATATCTGCACagctgcccctttaaatttagtCCTTTAAAACTGTTAGAAATTGCATCTTATCCCATTTACTGCCTGTGGgaagacaggttttttttttttgttttttttttttttttaaatacaggccCCTGGAGTACACAGCTTGTCAACAGTGCTTTCTTAGTCTGAAGGATTCTGGATAACAATGAGGAGATAGTCtttatctaaaaaaataaaaaataaaataatgaaatactAGAAAAGCAAACAAGTACATATTCAGCATTGCTTGCACATTTGAAATATGcttaatttcacataatgcatcaaTTAAGATGTATTTATCTTCACAGGAAAACCATTTCCATGAACCGCAAGACAAAGACTACATGTCAGTGTGTGCAGTGTctgtcagtcacagtgtgttAGAACAGATGGCATCTGGTGAATGGTTTGCAGCGCAATGGGAATCAATTCCCTTGTAGCCCAAATAATAATCCCAAAGATAAAGGGAGTGTTTCCCAAACTTGACAGGACAAAAACAAACACACCCCTCTGCTTGCTCCCAGACCTAGAGTCCTTGATGCCACTTAAcatggatgaaggtggtgccgtggatatcgcctatctggactcagcaaagcctttgatacagttccccataaagagatgATAGAGAAGTTAAGAGAAAaatggacttaatccctggatagttcagtcaatttgttgttggctgaaggatagatatcagagggttgttgtttatGGTGTATACCCTAAGCAGAGACTGGTTAAAAGTGTTGCggcacaagggtctgttctggttcCTGGTCTTTTTACCCTTAatatgtaagtgacataggagaaggtttggtaggtaaagtttgtctgttgctgatgacacaaaagtgtgcaatagggttacattcctggaggtgtcagtaatatggaaaataatttagctttgcaagataagtggtccaaacaatgaaaactgcagttcaatttttccaaaatgtaaaataatgcacttggagaAGGATTCCTCTATGTAtgatatcggcagttctgtgttggcaaagactttagaagagaaggatttaggggtagtgatttctgacagtcttaaaatgagtcaccagtgcaaccaggcggtagtgGTAACGTTAGGGTAGAGCTCTAGTAagacatctggaatactgtgttcaGAAGAACTCACCTACATAAGTATATTGATAAAGTAGAAAGGGtctaaagacgggctacaaaaaatgatgggagggtgtgaggcataacaCATCAGGAAAGCCTTATGGATTTGAATCTGTaaagtctagaggaaagaaggagaaggggagggaaaattattgaaacctttaaatatgttaaatgaCTAAATAAGGTTGAGGAGGCAATTGTTTTTACTAAAAagatgaactcaagaacaaggggacagaATCTGAGATTAAAGGATATGCTGATGATGCAATGAGAGCAGATTCACCCTTGTGATAAGCTTATCATCAAGAGTCCTTTCTAACATGTAGCAAAAGTCGAAGTGGAATACCTTACCAGACAAATCTCAGTAAAGTAGAATGATTCCATCATTTGTATGGTTGTTCATATAAAAGACTCTAATGGCCCGAATGAAGCACATCACCAAAGTAATAGTCTTATAACCCTTTTGATAACCAGTGCCCAGTACAAAACAAAAAGTAGATGTAAAAGTATGCAGTACCTGGAGCAACCATTATCTCATGCTTCTTGGAACGGATCCTTAGGAATGTCAGATCATTCTGAGGGTCAAGATCACGTACTGTGCTTCGAGCTTTCATTGAGAGCTGGTGAAGAAGCCCAGCATACTGCACTGTGGTGGAGTTGTCTAGAGTTGTTCTGATAGGAATGCCTGCAAATCAATATATATGGTAAATATGACAAAGTATAAAGAGAatgcattacaaaaaaaaaaaattatactggaAAGAATGCTGTCAATAATGTTAACATTATTTGCTCTGTTATTTTATTTCTGGCTAATATAGGCGTTTATAGGTGGGAGTCATATAAACGAAGAACAAGTGTATAAAAGACAAAAGACACAGTGGTGCTGAATGTAGAATCGGATTCCATCAATTAGTGAGGGAATAAAAGTAGGAAGCACATTCTGTACCTATAGAGGGCCTGTTAGATCCCTACTGCAGCCAGACAATAGGAACTGCAATAGATATTGATATAGAACAACCCAAACCGTTTTACACTAGCAGCAAACTGCAAAACTGATTAATTAGCATTGGCTGACACCTACTTCATAGGACTAGGGCTACATAGGTGACTTTGGCAGCATAGGCTAGTGAAGGAGacactgaacagaatgatgcattACTTACATTCTCCTAATGCAGGAGAACCAAGTGCTGTGCTGTCCGGCTCCGTACACCCACTGGCTGCTGACTGATAGCTGCCTGCTTATACACAGTAGGCAAGTTGTAGGCAACCAGCAGCCAGTGGGCAAAAGGAGTGGGCTCTGACTAGTATTAAGGACTACTGAGCATGTGCACATAGTCTTTCCAATAGGGCTGGGTTATTAATTGTGAAAAAAACTAAACCGAATATGGTCTTGATTAAGCGACCTGAACTTGtgcatgattattattatttacttatttatattcTGGTTATAATGCTATAATGCACACTTACTGATCCCCCTCCCCTGCATGCTTTCTTGGAAATAAAACACTTGATCCTACAACGGTCAGTGCCAGCATTTTTCTTTTCCCTGCATTGTTGGATTCTACTCTCTGCTCGGAGCACCGTCGCACTGGTACAGACTTATTGTCACTTATACTTTCA is a genomic window of Dendropsophus ebraccatus isolate aDenEbr1 chromosome 4, aDenEbr1.pat, whole genome shotgun sequence containing:
- the DYNLRB2 gene encoding dynein light chain roadblock-type 2, giving the protein MSEVEETLKRIQSQKGVIGTIVVNAEGIPIRTTLDNSTTVQYAGLLHQLSMKARSTVRDLDPQNDLTFLRIRSKKHEIMVAPDKDYLLIVIQNPSD